The Chitinispirillum alkaliphilum genome has a segment encoding these proteins:
- a CDS encoding histidine triad (HIT) protein → MNPSTGCIFCAIADKKTNSHIVYQNHESLAFLDKRPLFKGHTILIPRQHISNLNETNTPWEKDFYTTLQILSKAVENAMESQGTFIAINNKVSQSVPHLHVHIIPRTKGDGLRGFFWPRIKYSGDSEMHYIAEKIFNSALNQF, encoded by the coding sequence ATGAACCCCTCGACAGGTTGCATCTTCTGCGCAATAGCTGACAAAAAAACCAACTCCCATATCGTATACCAAAACCACGAATCATTGGCATTCCTCGATAAAAGGCCCCTTTTCAAGGGACATACCATACTCATCCCCAGGCAGCACATCTCAAACCTCAACGAAACCAACACCCCATGGGAAAAGGATTTCTACACGACGCTTCAGATTTTGTCAAAAGCAGTTGAAAACGCCATGGAATCCCAGGGCACGTTCATCGCTATCAACAATAAAGTGAGTCAAAGTGTACCCCATCTTCATGTACATATCATCCCACGAACCAAAGGTGATGGACTGAGGGGATTTTTCTGGCCCAGAATAAAATACAGCGGTGATTCAGAAATGCACTATATTGCAGAGAAGATCTTCAATTCGGCCCTAAATCAGTTTTAA
- a CDS encoding UDP-glucose dehydrogenase, protein MSDTNFSKTIVCIGAGYVGGPTMAMIAAKCPQYKVVVVDINAARIDAWNSEKLPIYEPGLYDIVKKARGKNLFFSTDVEGAIEEGEIIFVSVNTPTKTFGEGAGKAADLQYWEKTARNIVKVSKTDKIIVEKSTLPVRTAQAMERILNANENGVHFEVVSNPEFLAEGTAIADLQNPDRVLVGSQLTEKGLKARDAIVDIYANWVPREKILTSNIWSSELSKLVANAFLAQRISSINSISALCEKTEADVTEVSKAIGMDSRIGSRFLNSSVGFGGSCFQKDILNLVYIADSYGLNDVARYWESVVKMNEYQKRRFVKNMTRVMFNTVAGKRIALFGFAFKADTGDTRESPAIDVAKQLIEECASVVITDPQALENAKLDLGQYDCIEYADDPYKAARGAHAIAIMTEWDEYRNLDYKKIISGMERPAFLFDGRNIIDHKKLFELGFNVFPLGQPSLKHY, encoded by the coding sequence GTGAGTGACACAAATTTTTCCAAAACAATTGTATGTATTGGAGCCGGGTATGTCGGCGGTCCTACAATGGCTATGATAGCGGCTAAATGCCCTCAGTACAAAGTAGTTGTGGTCGATATCAATGCAGCAAGAATCGATGCCTGGAATTCAGAAAAACTGCCCATATATGAGCCGGGCTTGTATGATATTGTTAAAAAAGCACGCGGAAAAAACCTCTTCTTCTCAACCGATGTGGAAGGAGCCATAGAGGAGGGAGAGATCATTTTTGTCTCTGTTAATACCCCTACAAAAACGTTCGGAGAGGGGGCTGGTAAAGCTGCAGACCTCCAGTACTGGGAAAAAACGGCCCGCAATATAGTTAAGGTTTCCAAGACCGATAAAATAATTGTGGAAAAAAGCACTCTTCCGGTTCGTACCGCGCAGGCTATGGAACGAATTCTTAATGCAAACGAAAATGGCGTCCATTTCGAGGTGGTATCAAACCCTGAGTTTCTGGCTGAAGGCACCGCCATTGCAGACCTTCAAAATCCTGACAGAGTACTCGTAGGGTCTCAGTTAACCGAGAAGGGATTGAAAGCTCGTGATGCAATCGTAGATATCTATGCTAACTGGGTACCCCGGGAGAAAATCCTCACCAGTAATATCTGGAGTTCCGAACTTTCAAAACTTGTGGCCAATGCTTTTCTGGCACAGAGAATCTCATCCATTAACAGTATCTCTGCCCTGTGTGAAAAAACCGAAGCTGATGTCACAGAGGTGTCAAAAGCCATTGGGATGGATAGTCGTATCGGATCCCGCTTTTTAAACTCAAGTGTCGGTTTCGGTGGGTCCTGTTTCCAGAAAGATATCCTCAATCTTGTGTATATCGCAGACAGTTATGGTTTAAATGATGTTGCAAGGTACTGGGAAAGTGTCGTAAAAATGAATGAGTACCAGAAGCGCCGTTTTGTTAAAAATATGACCAGAGTCATGTTTAATACAGTTGCAGGGAAAAGGATTGCCCTTTTTGGCTTTGCCTTTAAGGCTGACACAGGAGATACCCGTGAATCACCCGCCATAGATGTAGCAAAACAGCTTATAGAGGAGTGTGCCAGTGTGGTGATCACAGATCCCCAGGCTCTGGAGAATGCCAAACTCGATCTCGGGCAATACGATTGTATAGAGTATGCCGATGATCCTTACAAAGCGGCCAGGGGTGCACATGCGATTGCCATAATGACAGAATGGGATGAGTATCGCAATTTAGACTATAAGAAAATCATCTCTGGGATGGAGCGCCCTGCATTTCTGTTTGATGGAAGAAATATTATCGATCACAAGAAACTTTTCGAGCTTGGTTTCAATGTTTTCCCCTTAGGGCAACCTTCTCTCAAGCACTATTAA
- a CDS encoding two-component hybrid sensor and regulator, whose protein sequence is MENLSSNLLVALVDFALGAAMLGLTISVLLKPNRPFLRWATIVTGSTYFLYLFATGGVSGTGTYWSYFVPIASFYLLGLRGGCLISATYLGLCLFFIYVSPNYQGYLYAHDHFFLKRFFGVYLIINILSIANEYRHIKDLQKLIEQISASRKIQSQLLEKNQLINSLLSHTPSPVSIFDQEGKFVLVSDASAEIIGKSKQEIMGKNFKDLFPPGIADNFLFNTKLLTQKRKPFTKKDLIPPLDGEKKVYETTLFPIPINSNQQLIGSISTDITEREIFENRLMSAKESAEVANRTKSLFLANMSHEIRTPLHGVMGMANLLLDTKLDSQQTSFLETIVASSEHLLAIINDLLDFSKIEAGKVNLEFLEFRFKDIIPDIFKLMDHRTRSKNLSLNYTIHPSVPEIVIGDPIKLRQILLNLISNAVKFTPKGSITLNITPKEHTKEKLVLHFSICDTGIGIPEDKLDLLFKEFSQVDLSTTRKYGGTGLGLAICKKLIDLMGGDIWVKSIPLQGSEFHFLLPFTTSSQKEKSGQREDKVCGTKPGDKKNSSCGSGWKILIAEDYKINQKVAAEILKRKGYEVVLVSDGLEAIDLLKKEHFDLVLMDIQMPKLDGVQATIKIRKHQEKIVNQDVPIIAMTANVISEDRKAYSKAGMNDYLSKPFNSKGLTSIVEKWLPNSSKIPV, encoded by the coding sequence TTGGAAAACCTAAGCTCCAATCTTCTTGTAGCGCTGGTGGATTTTGCCCTTGGAGCTGCAATGCTGGGGCTGACAATTTCGGTTCTGCTTAAGCCAAACCGCCCTTTTCTCAGATGGGCCACGATTGTAACAGGATCCACCTATTTTCTCTACCTGTTTGCTACAGGAGGAGTATCCGGAACCGGCACATACTGGAGTTATTTTGTTCCAATCGCATCGTTTTACCTCTTAGGCTTACGTGGCGGATGCCTGATATCAGCTACATATCTCGGGTTGTGTCTTTTTTTTATATATGTATCACCTAATTACCAGGGATATTTATACGCCCATGATCATTTTTTCCTGAAAAGATTTTTTGGAGTTTACCTTATTATAAATATCCTCTCCATAGCCAATGAGTATCGCCATATCAAGGACCTCCAAAAACTCATAGAGCAAATATCTGCATCCCGAAAAATTCAGTCACAGTTATTGGAGAAAAACCAACTGATCAACTCACTCCTTTCACATACTCCCAGCCCTGTCTCGATATTTGACCAAGAAGGCAAATTTGTGCTCGTTTCAGATGCAAGCGCAGAGATTATCGGCAAATCCAAGCAGGAAATTATGGGTAAAAATTTCAAAGACCTGTTCCCACCAGGTATAGCAGATAATTTCCTTTTTAACACTAAGCTTCTGACCCAAAAGAGAAAACCTTTCACCAAAAAAGATCTGATACCACCATTGGACGGAGAGAAAAAGGTTTATGAAACAACTCTGTTTCCAATACCGATCAATTCCAATCAACAACTTATCGGCTCAATTTCCACAGACATCACAGAACGGGAGATTTTTGAAAACAGGTTAATGAGTGCTAAGGAATCTGCAGAAGTAGCCAACCGCACAAAGAGTCTTTTCCTTGCCAACATGAGTCATGAGATCCGCACCCCGCTGCACGGGGTTATGGGTATGGCAAACCTGTTGCTCGACACAAAGCTTGACTCTCAGCAAACAAGTTTTCTCGAAACAATCGTTGCAAGCAGCGAACATCTTCTGGCTATAATTAATGATCTTCTTGACTTTTCCAAAATAGAAGCGGGTAAAGTAAATTTGGAGTTTCTGGAATTCAGATTTAAAGATATAATTCCCGATATCTTTAAACTTATGGATCATCGTACCAGGTCAAAAAATCTCTCTCTCAATTATACTATCCATCCCTCTGTTCCGGAAATTGTAATAGGGGATCCGATTAAATTACGACAGATCCTCCTAAACCTGATCAGCAATGCGGTCAAATTCACCCCAAAGGGAAGCATAACTCTAAACATAACACCCAAAGAGCATACTAAGGAGAAGCTTGTACTTCACTTCTCCATCTGCGATACAGGTATAGGTATACCGGAAGATAAGCTCGATCTGCTCTTTAAGGAATTCTCTCAAGTTGACCTTTCAACTACCCGCAAATATGGTGGTACCGGCCTCGGGCTTGCTATATGCAAAAAATTAATTGATCTGATGGGAGGGGATATTTGGGTTAAAAGCATACCTCTGCAAGGATCGGAATTTCATTTTCTCCTTCCCTTCACCACATCATCACAAAAGGAGAAGTCGGGTCAAAGGGAAGATAAAGTTTGCGGCACAAAGCCCGGAGATAAAAAAAATTCATCCTGCGGTTCAGGGTGGAAAATTCTAATCGCTGAGGATTACAAGATAAATCAAAAAGTGGCTGCAGAAATCCTTAAAAGAAAAGGCTACGAGGTTGTTTTGGTAAGTGATGGACTGGAAGCAATAGATTTGTTGAAAAAAGAGCATTTTGATTTGGTGCTAATGGACATACAGATGCCCAAGCTGGATGGAGTTCAAGCTACCATAAAGATCAGAAAACATCAGGAGAAAATTGTCAATCAGGATGTTCCGATTATCGCCATGACAGCAAATGTTATCTCTGAAGATCGTAAAGCCTATTCCAAAGCAGGGATGAATGATTACTTATCAAAACCATTCAATTCAAAGGGGCTTACCAGCATTGTAGAAAAATGGCTTCCAAACAGCAGTAAAATCCCTGTTTAG
- a CDS encoding Beta-lactamase, translated as MLEQIRSCLKQAIEEKAFPGAVVGISVNGERSFVSEGRFTYEPDSKKMWRDAIFDCASITKSIPTSALALHLIDHGMLSLSDRLISYVPEYKGCFRENIQIKHLLTHTLEFNFRLSDYKELSPSEIIETIFSVKLKSAPGENFFYANATSILLGLVIERICAKKLPEIAKEVFFNPLGMNETTFYPDSQNENIVPTERDPWRGREIRGEVHDESAWALRPVVIAGSAGLFSKAADLLAFSEMLLAGGTDGNRRFFSEKMVRLMQTNQLSGTKGKKTGLGWELDQEYMGRKRGSQTFGKTGFTGTVIVCDLPRQVSFVLLSNFTWPSRKKDRSQINRIRSQVSDLVFDLAEKRHTESQI; from the coding sequence ATGTTAGAACAGATTCGGTCATGTCTAAAGCAGGCGATTGAAGAGAAGGCTTTTCCGGGTGCAGTGGTGGGTATAAGTGTAAACGGGGAGCGCAGCTTTGTTTCAGAAGGGAGATTTACCTATGAACCAGACTCGAAAAAGATGTGGCGGGATGCGATCTTTGACTGTGCTTCAATAACCAAATCGATCCCCACAAGCGCGCTTGCATTACATCTCATTGACCATGGGATGCTTTCACTTTCAGACAGGTTAATCAGCTATGTTCCAGAATATAAAGGCTGTTTCAGAGAAAATATACAGATTAAACACCTGCTCACCCATACGCTTGAGTTTAATTTCAGACTGTCAGATTACAAAGAACTCTCCCCTTCAGAGATAATAGAGACCATTTTTTCGGTTAAACTGAAATCAGCACCGGGGGAAAATTTTTTCTACGCAAACGCCACAAGCATTCTTCTTGGTTTGGTGATAGAGAGGATTTGTGCTAAAAAGTTGCCCGAAATTGCTAAGGAAGTTTTCTTTAATCCGCTTGGGATGAATGAGACTACATTTTACCCCGATTCTCAAAACGAGAATATCGTGCCCACCGAAAGGGATCCCTGGAGAGGAAGAGAAATAAGGGGGGAGGTACATGATGAAAGTGCATGGGCTCTGCGTCCGGTTGTGATTGCGGGCTCTGCAGGTCTTTTTTCCAAAGCCGCTGACCTTTTAGCCTTTTCAGAGATGCTTTTGGCGGGTGGAACAGATGGCAACAGACGTTTCTTTTCAGAGAAGATGGTACGGTTAATGCAGACAAATCAGTTGAGCGGAACTAAAGGAAAGAAGACCGGTTTGGGTTGGGAGCTTGATCAGGAATACATGGGCAGAAAAAGAGGCTCGCAAACATTTGGCAAAACAGGTTTCACCGGAACTGTAATTGTGTGCGATCTACCGCGACAGGTATCTTTTGTCCTACTTTCAAATTTCACCTGGCCCTCACGAAAAAAGGACAGATCTCAAATCAACCGCATCAGGTCACAAGTTTCAGACCTCGTGTTCGATCTAGCCGAAAAACGACACACTGAAAGCCAAATCTGA